A genomic window from Brassica oleracea var. oleracea cultivar TO1000 chromosome C8, BOL, whole genome shotgun sequence includes:
- the LOC106307816 gene encoding ethylene-responsive transcription factor ERF017-like gives MEEEGSSMQSKYKGVRKRKWGKWVSEIRLPNSRERIWLGSYDTPEKAARAFDAALFCLRGSNANFNFPDNPPAISGGGNMSRSEIREAAARFANSEENVAREKDEEMMQQESTSNSAASSSMMMRTMDVDDSEFLSMLPTVGSGNFAADFGLFPGFNDFSDEYSGERFREELSPTRDYESYDGSAVHLWNF, from the coding sequence ATGGAGGAGGAAGGGTCGTCGATGCAGTCAAAGTACAAAGGAGTGAGGAAGAGGAAGTGGGGGAAATGGGTTTCAGAGATCAGACTTCCCAACAGCAGAGAGCGTATTTGGTTGGGCTCTTACGACACTCCAGAGAAGGCGGCGCGTGCCTTCGACGCTGCTCTCTTCTGCCTCCGAGGCAGCAACGCGAACTTCAACTTCCCCGATAATCCTCCGGCGATCAGCGGCGGAGGAAACATGTCGCGGTCGGAGATCCGAGAAGCGGCTGCGAGGTTCGCTAACTCGGAAGAGAATGTCGCGAGGGAGAAGGACGAGGAGATGATGCAGCAAGAGTCTACTTCAAACTCGGCGGCTTCGTCGTCGATGATGATGAGGACGATGGACGTTGATGACTCGGAGTTTTTGAGTATGCTTCCGACTGTTGGTTCGGGTAACTTCGCTGCGGATTTCGGGTTGTTCCCCGGGTTTAATGATTTCTCCGACGAGTACTCCGGCGAGCGTTTCAGAGAAGAGCTTTCACCTACAAGGGATTATGAGAGTTACGATGGCTCGGCGGTGCATCTTTGGAATTTTTGA
- the LOC106307815 gene encoding probable carboxylesterase 1 — protein sequence MDSDSEIEYDYYPRFRVYKNGRIERLVAETFVPPSLNPENGIVSKDAVSSPEKNLSLRIYFPHTAVAGEENKKKLPLLVYFHGGGFIMGTAFSPIHHTFLTSVVSAADCIAVSVDYRRAPEHPIPIAYEDSWDAMEWIFRHISGTGPEDWLNENADFGRVFIAGDSAGANIAHHMGIRAGKERREFKISGMTLFHPFFLSRVGAVGYFEGLWDIASPNSDKGVVDPWINVVGSDLSGLGCGRVLVMVAGKDVLAREGWVYAEELKKSGWEGKVEVMETKGSCSCSEICRVP from the coding sequence ATGGATTCAGACTCCGAGATCGAATACGACTATTATCCAAGGTTTCGAGTCTACAAGAACGGCCGAATCGAACGCCTCGTGGCCGAAACCTTCGTCCCGCCTTCACTAAACCCTGAAAACGGCATCGTTTCAAAAGACGCCGTCTCCTCCCCGGAGAAAAACCTCTCTCTCCGTATTTACTTCCCCCATACAGCCGTAGCCGGTGAAGAGAATAAGAAGAAGCTCCCACTCCTCGTCTACTTTCACGGTGGCGGTTTCATCATGGGAACAGCTTTCTCTCCAATTCACCACACTTTCCTCACATCTGTGGTCTCAGCCGCCGACTGCATAGCCGTCTCCGTGGACTACCGGCGTGCGCCTGAGCACCCTATTCCCATCGCGTATGAAGACTCGTGGGACGCGATGGAATGGATATTCAGACACATCTCTGGAACTGGTCCGGAAGATTGGCTGAACGAAAACGCAGACTTCGGTAGAGTGTTCATCGCCGGAGACAGTGCCGGAGCAAACATCGCGCATCACATGGGGATCAGAGCCGGAAAAGAGAGAAGAGAGTTTAAAATCTCGGGGATGACTCTGTTCCATCCGTTTTTCTTGTCAAGAGTTGGTGCGGTGGGATATTTTGAAGGGCTTTGGGATATCGCGAGCCCGAACAGCGACAAGGGAGTGGTGGATCCGTGGATCAACGTGGTCGGGTCGGATCTTTCCGGATTGGGTTGCGGGCGGGTTCTGGTGATGGTGGCAGGGAAAGATGTACTGGCGAGGGAAGGTTGGGTTTACGCGGAGGAGCTGAAGAAGAGTGGATGGGAAGGGAAAGTTGAAGTGATGGAGACTAAGGGCTCGTGTAGTTGTTCAGAGATTTGCAGAGTTCCTTAA